A DNA window from Calliphora vicina chromosome 1, idCalVici1.1, whole genome shotgun sequence contains the following coding sequences:
- the LOC135963511 gene encoding omega-amidase NIT2: MSKLMRLALLQLKGSKDKLANINNASLKIHEAVNQHQARLITLPECFNCPYGTKYFREYAENIPLGETSQKLSELAKELGVYIVGGTIPEVGENDKIYNTCTIWSPEGKLLAKHRKMHLFDIDVKDGIRFKESETLSPGNEFTIIEVDGHKIGIGICYDMRFEEMAKLYRKAGCEMLIYPAAFNMTTGPLHWELLQRSRANDNQLYVVTTSPARDESAEYIAYGHSMVVDPWAKVLKSAKEGEETVIADIDFSIVEQVRQQIPVFSQRRVELYDTLKK; this comes from the exons atgagtAAAC TCATGCGTTTGGCCTTGTTGCAACTTAAAGGATCTAAAGATAAATTGgctaatataaataatgctTCGCTAAAGATACATGAAGCTGTAAATCAGCACCAGGCACGTTTAATAACGTTACCCGAGTGTTTCAATTGTCCCTATGGTACAAAATATTTCCGTGAATATGCCGAAAATATACCCTTGGGTGAAACATCTCAAAAATTATCGGAGTTGGCCAAGGAATTGGGTGTATATATAGTGGGCGGCACTATACCAGAAGTGGGCGAAAATGATAAAATCTATAATACTTGTACCATTTGGTCGCCCGAGGGTAAATTATTGGCTAAACATCGTAAAATGCATTTATTCGATATTGATGTCAAAGATGGCATACGTTTCAAGGAGTCTGAAACATTGTCCCCAGGCAACGAATTTACCATAATCGAGGTGGATGGTCACAAAATTGGCATTGGTATTTGTTATGACATGCGTTTTGAGGAAATGGCTAAACTTTACAGAAAAGCTG gttGCGAAATGTTAATTTATCCTGCTGCATTTAACATGACCACTGGTCCATTACATTGGGAATTATTGCAACGTTCTCGTGCTAATGACAATCAATTATATGTGGTTACCACATCACCCGCCCGTGATGAATCAGCCGAATACATTGCTTATGGCCACTCAATGGTAGTTGACCCTTGGGCTAAGGTTCTAAAGAGTGCCAAAGAAGGAGAAGAGACTGTGATTGCCGATATAG ATTTCTCAATTGTAGAACAAGTACGTCAACAAATACCCGTATTCTCCCAAAGACGTGTAGAATTATATGACACTCTTAAGAAATAA